A genome region from Cucurbita pepo subsp. pepo cultivar mu-cu-16 chromosome LG02, ASM280686v2, whole genome shotgun sequence includes the following:
- the LOC111789050 gene encoding DNA-directed RNA polymerases II, IV and V subunit 11, with product MNAPDRYERFVVPEGTKKVSYERDTKIINAASFTIEREEHTIGNILRMQLHRDENVLFAGYKLPHPLKYKIIVRIHTTSQSSPMQAYNQAINDLDKELDHLRNGFEAEFAKFSRDY from the exons ATGAATGCCCCCGACCGATACGAGCGATTCGTCGTTCCAGAGGGGACCAAGAA GGTCTCATACGAGAGAGATACCAAGATCATAAATGCGGCGTCGTTTACCATTGAAAGAGAGGAACATACTATTGGAAACATCTTGCGCAT GCAGCTGCACAGAGATGAAAATGTGTTGTTTGCTGGATATAAGCTTCCTCACCCATTGAAGTATAAAATCATTGTCCGG ATCCATACGACTAGTCAGTCGTCGCCGATGCAAGCATATAATCAAGCCATTAACGATCTGGACAAGGAACTCGACCATTTGAGAAACGGATTTGAG GCTGAGTTTGCAAAGTTCTCAAGGGACTACTGA
- the LOC111789048 gene encoding uncharacterized protein LOC111789048 isoform X2: MVARRYSPPLFSVAPMMDWTDNHYRTLARMISKHAWLYTEMLAAETIVYQKDNLDRFLAFSPEQHPIVLQIGGNNLNNIAKAVELAKPYGYDEINLNCGCPSSKVAGHGCFGVRLMLDPKFVGEAMSVIAANTDVPVSVKCRIGVDDHDSYNELCDFVYKVSSLSPTRHFIIHSRKALLNGISPAENREIPPLKYEYFYALMRDFPDLRFTINGGIKTVDEANAALRLGAHGVMVGRSAYQNPWRTLGHVDTAIYGAPSSGITRRQVLEQYQVYGDSVLGTYGNRPSIREVVKPLLHLFYTDPGNGPWKRKADAAFQHCKTIKSFFDETLVAIPDYILDAPVAEPPSGREDLFANTLSLMPPPYEDREQKVLLEA, from the exons ATGGTTGCTAGACGTTATTCCCCTCCTTTGTTTAG TGTTGCTCCTATGATGGATTGGACTGATAATCACTACAGAACTCTTGCTCGTATGATATCAAAGCATGCGTGGCTGTACACCGAGATGCTTGCTGCTGAAACAATTGTTTATCAGAAGGATAATCTT GACAGATTTTTAGCATTTTCTCCAGAGCAACATCCCATTGTCCTGCAAATTGGTGGAAACAATCTTAATAACATTGCAAAAGCTGTTGAACTTGCCAAGCCTTACGGCTAcgatgaaattaatttaaa cTGTGGATGTCCAAGTTCAAAGGTGGCTGGACATGGGTGCTTTGGTGTTCGCCTTATGCTGGATCCTAAG TTTGTTGGTGAAGCCATGTCAGTAATTGCTGCTAACACTGATGTCCCTGTAAGCGTGAAATGTCGAATTGGTGTCGATGACCATGATTCATATAATGAGCTTT GTGATTTTGTTTACAAAGTTTCTTCTTTGTCGCCAACTAGGCATTTCATAATCCATTCCCGCAAGGCGTTACTCAACGGTATCAGCCCAGCTGAAAATCGAGAAATCCCTCCTTTGAA GTATGAATATTTCTATGCACTGATGCGCGACTTTCCAGACTTGAGATTCACAATAAATGGGGGCATTAAGACTGTTGATGAG GCTAATGCTGCTCTGAGACTAGGAGCTCATGGTGTAATGGTGGGCCGATCTGCTTACCAGAA CCCATGGCGTACTTTAGGACATGTCGACACTGCAATTTACGGTGCACCTAGCAGTGGTATCACACGACGTCAG GTCCTTGAACAGTATCAAGTATATGGGGATTCTGTTTTGGGTACGTATGGAAATAGACCAAGCATACGAGAGGTTGTGAAG CCGTTGCTTCATCTTTTTTATACAGATCCTGGGAATGGTCCATGGAAGCGTAAAGCCGATGCCGCTTTTCAGCACTGCAAG ACCATCAAGTCATTTTTCGATGAAACACTTGTAGCAATTCCAGATTATATATTGGATGCTCCTGTAGCAGAACCTCCATCTGGACGTGAAGATCTTTTTGCCAATACACTTAGTTTGATGCCTCCTCCATATGAAGATAGAGAGCAAAAGGTATTATTGGAGgcttaa
- the LOC111787513 gene encoding cycloartenol-C-24-methyltransferase — MSKAGALDLASGLGGKIDKNEVLSAVEKYEKYHVCYGGDETERKANYTDMVNKYYDLVTSFYEFGWGESFHFAPRWNGESLRESIKRHEHFLALQLNLKPGQKVLDVGCGIGGPLREIARFSSTSVTGLNNNEYQISRGKELNRIAKVDKTCDFVKADFMKMPFPDNSFDAVYAIEATCHAPDAYGCYKEIYRVLKPGQHFAAYEWCMADAYDPNNQEHQKIKAEIEIGDGLPDIRLTGKCLEALKQAGFEVVWEKDLAVNSPVPWYLPLDKSHFSLSSFRLTAIGRFITKNMVKALEFVRLAPKGSQRVQDFLEKAAEGLVEGGKREIFTPMYFFLARKPLSASE; from the exons ATGTCGAAAGCTGGAGCGTTGGATCTGGCATCGGGCCTTGGCGGCAAGATAGATAAGAACGAGGTTCTTTCCGCCgttgaaaa GTATGAGAAGTACCATGTTTGCTATGGAGGCGACGAGACGGAGAGGAAAGCCAACTACACTGACATG GTTAATAAATACTACGATCTTGTTACGAGCTTTTACGAGTTTGGTTGGGGCGAGTCATTCCATTTTGCGCCTAG ATGGAATGGTGAATCTCTTCGGGAGAGCATTAAGAGGCACGAGCACTTCCTTGCTTTGCAATTAAATTTGAAGCCTGGACAGAAG GTGTTGGATGTTGGGTGTGGAATTGGTGGACCACTTAGAGAAATTGCAAGATTTAG TTCTACTTCAGTTACTGGATTGAACAACAATGAGTATCAGATTTCAAGAGGAAAG GAACTGAATCGTATTGCAAAAGTGGACAAGACTTGTGACTTTGTGAAG GCCGACTTCATGAAAATGCCATTTCCCGATAACTCGTTTGATGCAGTATATGCAATTGAAGCTACTTGCCACGCACCGGATGCA TATGGGTGCTACAAGGAGATTTATAGAGTACTAAAGCCTGGCCAGCATTTTGCTGCTTACGAATGGTGCATGGCTGATGCTTATGATCCGAATAACCAAGAACATCAAAAGATTAAG GCAGAAATTGAGATTGGTGATGGTCTTCCAGATATCAGGTTGACAGGAAAATGCCTTGAAGCTTTGAAACAAGCAGGTTTTGAG GTTGTTTGGGAGAAAGATCTTGCTGTAAATTCGCCTGTTCCTTGGTACTTGCCTTTGGACAAAAGCCATTTTTCACTGAGTAGCTTCCGTCTAACAGCGATCGGTCGTTTCATTACTAAAAACATG GTCAAAGCACTCGAGTTCGTTCGACTTGCCCCAAAGGGCAGCCAAAGAGTTCAAGACTTTCTAGAGAAAGCTGCTGAAGGACTAGTTGAGGGTGGAAA GAGAGAGATATTTACACCAATGTATTTCTTCTTGGCACGGAAGCCACTTTCAGCCAGTGAGTAA
- the LOC111789048 gene encoding uncharacterized protein LOC111789048 isoform X1, which translates to MMKFAGCSITASLTPIQPFIQRSHPRLSIGVLQENLYKPQKLGEGSEAEMVARRYSPPLFSVAPMMDWTDNHYRTLARMISKHAWLYTEMLAAETIVYQKDNLDRFLAFSPEQHPIVLQIGGNNLNNIAKAVELAKPYGYDEINLNCGCPSSKVAGHGCFGVRLMLDPKFVGEAMSVIAANTDVPVSVKCRIGVDDHDSYNELCDFVYKVSSLSPTRHFIIHSRKALLNGISPAENREIPPLKYEYFYALMRDFPDLRFTINGGIKTVDEANAALRLGAHGVMVGRSAYQNPWRTLGHVDTAIYGAPSSGITRRQVLEQYQVYGDSVLGTYGNRPSIREVVKPLLHLFYTDPGNGPWKRKADAAFQHCKTIKSFFDETLVAIPDYILDAPVAEPPSGREDLFANTLSLMPPPYEDREQKVLLEA; encoded by the exons ATGATGAAGTTTGCTGGATGTTCTATTACAGCTTCTTTGACTCCTATCCAGCCTTTCATTCAGAGAAGCCATCCTAGGCTGTCAATCGGTGTTTTACAGGAGAATTTATATAAACCACAGAAACTTGGAGAAGGTTCAGAAGCAGAAATGGTTGCTAGACGTTATTCCCCTCCTTTGTTTAG TGTTGCTCCTATGATGGATTGGACTGATAATCACTACAGAACTCTTGCTCGTATGATATCAAAGCATGCGTGGCTGTACACCGAGATGCTTGCTGCTGAAACAATTGTTTATCAGAAGGATAATCTT GACAGATTTTTAGCATTTTCTCCAGAGCAACATCCCATTGTCCTGCAAATTGGTGGAAACAATCTTAATAACATTGCAAAAGCTGTTGAACTTGCCAAGCCTTACGGCTAcgatgaaattaatttaaa cTGTGGATGTCCAAGTTCAAAGGTGGCTGGACATGGGTGCTTTGGTGTTCGCCTTATGCTGGATCCTAAG TTTGTTGGTGAAGCCATGTCAGTAATTGCTGCTAACACTGATGTCCCTGTAAGCGTGAAATGTCGAATTGGTGTCGATGACCATGATTCATATAATGAGCTTT GTGATTTTGTTTACAAAGTTTCTTCTTTGTCGCCAACTAGGCATTTCATAATCCATTCCCGCAAGGCGTTACTCAACGGTATCAGCCCAGCTGAAAATCGAGAAATCCCTCCTTTGAA GTATGAATATTTCTATGCACTGATGCGCGACTTTCCAGACTTGAGATTCACAATAAATGGGGGCATTAAGACTGTTGATGAG GCTAATGCTGCTCTGAGACTAGGAGCTCATGGTGTAATGGTGGGCCGATCTGCTTACCAGAA CCCATGGCGTACTTTAGGACATGTCGACACTGCAATTTACGGTGCACCTAGCAGTGGTATCACACGACGTCAG GTCCTTGAACAGTATCAAGTATATGGGGATTCTGTTTTGGGTACGTATGGAAATAGACCAAGCATACGAGAGGTTGTGAAG CCGTTGCTTCATCTTTTTTATACAGATCCTGGGAATGGTCCATGGAAGCGTAAAGCCGATGCCGCTTTTCAGCACTGCAAG ACCATCAAGTCATTTTTCGATGAAACACTTGTAGCAATTCCAGATTATATATTGGATGCTCCTGTAGCAGAACCTCCATCTGGACGTGAAGATCTTTTTGCCAATACACTTAGTTTGATGCCTCCTCCATATGAAGATAGAGAGCAAAAGGTATTATTGGAGgcttaa
- the LOC111789188 gene encoding peptidyl-prolyl cis-trans isomerase FKBP42, whose amino-acid sequence MEDEQEQQKHNIDQDDENEIVAEGASVVHGEPPGDGNAPPKVDSEVEILQEKVTKQIVKEGHGQKPSKYATCFLHYRAWTESTQHKFEDTWNEQQPLELVLGKEKKEMNGLSIGVASMKSGERALLHVGWELAYGKDGSFSFPNVPPMADVLYEVELIGFDETKEGKARSDMTVEERIGAADRRKMDGNALFKEEKLEEAMQQYEMAIAYMGDDFMFQLFGKYRDMALAVKNPCHLNMAACLIKLKRYEEAIAHCSMVLTEDENNVKALFRRGKARTELGQTDAAREDLLKARKYAPEDKAITRELKLLAEHDKAVYQKQKEIYKGIFGPRPEPKPKHGVIVTQLILMWQWLISLFYRLFKREKRHAD is encoded by the exons atggaagatgaaCAGGAACAGCAGAAACATAATATAG ATCaagatgatgaaaatgaaatagtaGCTGAAGGTGCATCTGTTGTTCACGGGGAGCCTCCGGGCGATGGCAATGCCCCACCAAAAGTTGATTCAGAGGTGGAAATTCTTCAGGAGAAAGTTACAAAACAGATTGTTAAGGAAGGTCATGGTCAGAAGCCGTCCAAATACGCAACATGCTTTT TGCATTATCGGGCATGGACCGAAAGCACTCAGCACAAATTCGAGGACACTTGGAATGAACAACAGCCCCTTGAACTTGTATTAGGAAaag aaaagaaagaaatgaatggCTTGAGCATCGGTGTTGCCAGTATGAAATCCGGTGAACGTGCGTTGTTGCACGTGGGATGGGAGTTAGCTTATGGAAAGGATGGAAGTTTTTCCTTCCCGAACGTTCCACCCATGGCTGATGTATTATATGAAGTCGAGCTCATTGGGTTTGACGAGACCAAAGAA GGAAAAGCTAGAAGTGACATGACTGTTGAAGAACGAATCGGTGCAGCTGACCGCAGAAAGATGGATGGAAATGCTTTATTCAAGGAGGAAAAACTGGAAGAGGCCATGCAACAGTATGAAATG GCTATAGCATATATGGGTGATGATTTCATGTTCCAGTTGTTTGGGAAGTACCGTGATATGGCTTTGGCTGTTAAGAATCCATGCCATCTTAACATGGCAGCTTGTCTTATAAAGCTGAAGCGCTATGAAGAAGCCATCGCACACTGTAGCATG GTGTTGACAGAGGACGAAAACAACGTCAAGGCGTTGTTTAGACGAGGTAAGGCTAGAACAGAACTCGGGCAAACCGATGCAGCTCGGGAGGACCTACTAAAAGCACGTAAGTACGCACCTGAGGACAAGGCAATCACAAGGGAGCTAAAATTGCTTGCTGAACATGACAAGGCTGTTTACCAAAAGCAGAAGGAGATCTACAAGGGAATATTTGGTCCCAGACCCGAACCGAAACCGAAGCATGGTGTAATAGTTACTCAACTAATCCTTATGTGGCAATGGTTGATATCACTTTTCTACCGTCTCTTCAAGCGCGAAAAACGCCATGCTGATTAG
- the LOC111787636 gene encoding uncharacterized protein LOC111787636, with amino-acid sequence MASSPFSPLPLLAFCLLLASSALAGPILEGLLANGNFELAPAQTKLKKTVIMGKDSLPNWEINGLVEYISGGPQPGGMFFAVAHGVHAVRLGNEASISQTIKLKKGSLYALTFGASRTCAQDEVLTVLVPPQNGSLPLQTLYSSNGGDVYAFGFIAPADSVKVTFYNPGVQEDPACGPLLDAVAIKELIPPLPTRYNLIRNPSFEVGPHRLVNSTNGVLLPPKQEDITSPLPGWIIESLKAVKFIDSEHFNVPVGLAAIELVAGRESAIAQIIRTIPNKFYSLTFKVGDAKNGCHGSMMVEAFAAKDTVKVPFQSQGKGLYKTGILKFKAISTRTRITFFSSYYHTRIDDFGSLCGPVLDDVRVVPAY; translated from the exons ATGgcttcttctccattttcacCACTGCCATTGCTCGCTTTCTGCTTGCTTTTGGCCTCTTCAGCCCTTGCAGGGCCCATTCTGGAAG GACTTCTAGCAAATGGGAACTTTGAGTTAGCACCAGCCCAAACTAAACTAAAGAAAACAGTAATAATGGGAAAAGACTCTCTCCCCAACTGGGAAATCAATGGCTTGGTTGAGTACATCTCCGGCGGGCCTCAACCAGGAGGAATGTTCTTCGCCGTCGCTCACGGTGTCCACGCCGTGAGGCTCGGCAACGAAGCGTCCATATCTCAGACCATAAAACTGAAAAAAGGGTCTCTTTATGCTCTTACATTTGGAGCTTCAAGAACATGTGCACAAGATGAAGTTTTGACTGTCTTGGTGCCTCCCCAAAATGGAAGTTTGCCTCTACAAACTCTTTACAGCAGCAACGGAGGCGATGTCTACGCGTTCGGGTTCATAGCTCCTGCCGATTCCGTTAAGGTGACGTTCTACAATCCTGGAGTTCAGGAAGATCCTGCTTGTGGACCTCTGCTGGATGCTGTTGCCATCAAAGAGCTCATTCCTCCATTGCCAACAAGAT ATAACTTGATCAGGAACCCGAGCTTTGAGGTCGGTCCTCATCGGTTAGTAAACTCGACGAATGGAGTTCTTCTACCTCCAAAGCAAGAAGACATCACATCTCCACTTCCCGGCTGGATCATAGAGTCTCTGAAGGCAGTAAAGTTCATTGATTCAGAGCATTTCAATGTCCCCGTTGGACTTGCAGCGATCGAGCTCGTTGCAGGGCGAGAAAGCGCCATAGCTCAAATCATCAGAACCATCCCCAACAAATTCTACTCTCTAACGTTCAAAGTCGGCGACGCGAAGAACGGGTGCCATGGCTCAATGATGGTTGAAGCATTTGCTGCTAAAGACACTGTCAAAGTTCCCTTCCAATCTCAAGGAAAGGGCCTTTACAAAACTGGCATTCTCAAGTTCAAAGCCATCTCAACTAGGACCAGAATCACATTCTTCAGTTCATACTACCACACTAGAATAGACGACTTTGGGTCCCTCTGTGGCCCTGTGCTCGACGACGTACGCGTCGTTCCTGCATACTAG
- the LOC111789048 gene encoding uncharacterized protein LOC111789048 isoform X3: MRGCTPRCLLLKQLFIRRIILFLAFSPEQHPIVLQIGGNNLNNIAKAVELAKPYGYDEINLNCGCPSSKVAGHGCFGVRLMLDPKFVGEAMSVIAANTDVPVSVKCRIGVDDHDSYNELCDFVYKVSSLSPTRHFIIHSRKALLNGISPAENREIPPLKYEYFYALMRDFPDLRFTINGGIKTVDEANAALRLGAHGVMVGRSAYQNPWRTLGHVDTAIYGAPSSGITRRQVLEQYQVYGDSVLGTYGNRPSIREVVKPLLHLFYTDPGNGPWKRKADAAFQHCKTIKSFFDETLVAIPDYILDAPVAEPPSGREDLFANTLSLMPPPYEDREQKVLLEA; this comes from the exons ATGCGTGGCTGTACACCGAGATGCTTGCTGCTGAAACAATTGTTTATCAGAAGGATAATCTT ATTTTTAGCATTTTCTCCAGAGCAACATCCCATTGTCCTGCAAATTGGTGGAAACAATCTTAATAACATTGCAAAAGCTGTTGAACTTGCCAAGCCTTACGGCTAcgatgaaattaatttaaa cTGTGGATGTCCAAGTTCAAAGGTGGCTGGACATGGGTGCTTTGGTGTTCGCCTTATGCTGGATCCTAAG TTTGTTGGTGAAGCCATGTCAGTAATTGCTGCTAACACTGATGTCCCTGTAAGCGTGAAATGTCGAATTGGTGTCGATGACCATGATTCATATAATGAGCTTT GTGATTTTGTTTACAAAGTTTCTTCTTTGTCGCCAACTAGGCATTTCATAATCCATTCCCGCAAGGCGTTACTCAACGGTATCAGCCCAGCTGAAAATCGAGAAATCCCTCCTTTGAA GTATGAATATTTCTATGCACTGATGCGCGACTTTCCAGACTTGAGATTCACAATAAATGGGGGCATTAAGACTGTTGATGAG GCTAATGCTGCTCTGAGACTAGGAGCTCATGGTGTAATGGTGGGCCGATCTGCTTACCAGAA CCCATGGCGTACTTTAGGACATGTCGACACTGCAATTTACGGTGCACCTAGCAGTGGTATCACACGACGTCAG GTCCTTGAACAGTATCAAGTATATGGGGATTCTGTTTTGGGTACGTATGGAAATAGACCAAGCATACGAGAGGTTGTGAAG CCGTTGCTTCATCTTTTTTATACAGATCCTGGGAATGGTCCATGGAAGCGTAAAGCCGATGCCGCTTTTCAGCACTGCAAG ACCATCAAGTCATTTTTCGATGAAACACTTGTAGCAATTCCAGATTATATATTGGATGCTCCTGTAGCAGAACCTCCATCTGGACGTGAAGATCTTTTTGCCAATACACTTAGTTTGATGCCTCCTCCATATGAAGATAGAGAGCAAAAGGTATTATTGGAGgcttaa
- the LOC111789049 gene encoding uncharacterized protein LOC111789049, producing the protein MGVAEEPILSRLERLDNMLRRLEEIRGCGKSPKSSCASTPSSGTLTSDYQTSSVDLSPKTLEKHCRPINHVVKVTELRGSLVERMDNIEDRVLKLCLQIEGEIEKEKEMIMVGKDKKPKKSFKERIQLCMTGQGIRRRPS; encoded by the exons ATGGGTGTGGCCGAAGAACCGATTCTCTCGCGCTTGGAGCGCCTCGATAATATG TTGAGGCGGTTGGAGGAAATTAGAGGGTGCGGGAAGTCGCCTAAGAGCTCGTGTGCATCCACTCCATCAAGTGGGACCCTCACGAGCGATTACCAAACGTCGTCCGTTGATCTTTCCCCCAAAACTCTGGAGAAGCACTGCCGTCCGATCAACCATGTGGTCAAAGTCACTGAACTCAGAGGAAGCCTCGTGGAGCGGATGGACAATATCGAGGATAGAGTCCTCAAg CTTTGTTTGCAAATAGAGGGAGAgatagagaaggaaaaagagatgATAATGGTCGGGAAGGATAAGAAGCCTAAGAAAAGCTTTAAAGAACGGATTCAATTGTGCATGACTGGACAGGGAATACGCCGTCGCCCATCTTGA